From a region of the Triticum aestivum cultivar Chinese Spring chromosome 7D, IWGSC CS RefSeq v2.1, whole genome shotgun sequence genome:
- the LOC123170030 gene encoding uncharacterized protein isoform X2: protein MVSGGFDSDWLAAAGLYVWKAVVHGRPVSGGGWARPHGGWKTDPGEENKPPSTCSSTPCRPLQAPLLRVFKAGAEIAFAASCGVWTLRRDGIQNPFPCTSKEGRRLRLAPPEGMHALHREREGHLFLGLQFPPCCWVS, encoded by the exons ATGGTGAGCGGCGGTTTCGACAGCGACTGGCTGGCTGCTGCTGGCTTGTACGTGTGGAAGGCAGTTGTTCACGGCAGACCAGTGAGCGGCGGCGGGTGGGCGCGACCACATGGTGGTTGGAAG ACTGATCCCGGAGAGGAGAACAAGCCTCCGAGCACGTGCTCGTCAACTCCATGCCGGCCGCTCCAAGCGCCCCTGCTTCGTGTCTTCAAGGCAGGCGCCGAGATAGCCTTTGCAGCGAGCTGTGGTGTGTGGACTCTGCGGCGAGATGGGATTCAGAATCCTTTTCCGTG CACATCCAAGGAAGGAAGGAGATTGAGGTTGGCACCTCCTGAAGGCATGCATGCTCTTCACCGAGAGAGGGAAGGGCATCTTTTTCTTGGGTTGCAGTTTCCACCTTGTTGTTGGGTGAG CTGA
- the LOC123170030 gene encoding uncharacterized protein isoform X1: protein MVSGGFDSDWLAAAGLYVWKAVVHGRPVSGGGWARPHGGWKTDPGEENKPPSTCSSTPCRPLQAPLLRVFKAGAEIAFAASCGVWTLRRDGIQNPFPCTSKEGRRLRLAPPEGMHALHREREGHLFLGLQFPPCCWVRALVDNQTWGAWQN from the exons ATGGTGAGCGGCGGTTTCGACAGCGACTGGCTGGCTGCTGCTGGCTTGTACGTGTGGAAGGCAGTTGTTCACGGCAGACCAGTGAGCGGCGGCGGGTGGGCGCGACCACATGGTGGTTGGAAG ACTGATCCCGGAGAGGAGAACAAGCCTCCGAGCACGTGCTCGTCAACTCCATGCCGGCCGCTCCAAGCGCCCCTGCTTCGTGTCTTCAAGGCAGGCGCCGAGATAGCCTTTGCAGCGAGCTGTGGTGTGTGGACTCTGCGGCGAGATGGGATTCAGAATCCTTTTCCGTG CACATCCAAGGAAGGAAGGAGATTGAGGTTGGCACCTCCTGAAGGCATGCATGCTCTTCACCGAGAGAGGGAAGGGCATCTTTTTCTTGGGTTGCAGTTTCCACCTTGTTGTTGGGTGAG AGCTCTTGTGGATAATCAGACATGGGGTGCATGGCAAAATTAG